In the Arachis ipaensis cultivar K30076 chromosome B10, Araip1.1, whole genome shotgun sequence genome, one interval contains:
- the LOC107622773 gene encoding uncharacterized protein LOC107622773: MKGVGSHSNDWAYYPSPSSNLSAFAAPFSVNRFSPNDVVSALPFPDSAESALQPRSYGYDFFSNPIRELDSAPPPSKPYGYSVVDSSSSVRLPQFKSLGLATMDSFSYDQCSSNNGGEPSHVDSQFYYSSYVPSPIHDPAPSVVPNHWPALSSGFASLDGSTIADFAKNSPEVGFIGPSAGLWNQFAELNHGKGMHVGVGTSFSANQTNVAGSAVEERMNQGGQEGTDSVNGKVAQTTGWEKQSFPAASADHLGGKSCLWGSFKPMPVEVSGTSVMGSTSLPLETHGEAPVKAGDSGNLSRVSSYDKFSRQRCDRPLRVDTTSSSPIPGLVMDLKMNNDPTDGDLGNNNLYKVMEADQGLSSGTSGGFDLSHLRLHLERNEPFSSNNAMDKIDPRNVVDYIFKETNGVQDSHVDLDKLSLRLSANRDVNSIEKSFGSADRCNPAVDSPCWKGAPSGYFSCYETSETKPLEYVQKTEKFSGYVIQEPQNCLLDTDNNVKRSSKISNNNHDLNDFVHQEDIDLRKIPAFNFKYPNCNSYNATRNTSLQSEPSCNSEVKYLNGVTEVKEKNVPPVKPIHHRDSRTSWIDHSLVDENKLLYHKPETDGANAGNNMNETDVSAGSNVNDDLKCGIFQIPENTLSSTTVVDASKSLEKSAEKVSSPKLNVQTLVDTMHNMSELLLFHCLNDACELKEQDFSVLKVVISNLNACSLKNAEKITPLQEFPSPHPGTSRHARESCKIQQNASFVKHQVTQLVPEIPKVELENPLVEEAKNLHIKSGKLVQQLSRSISPRGDAEMKKEDEMTKALKKILSENLHDDDDDDEVESQTAVLYKNLWLEAEASLCSIHYKARYNQMKNEIKRLKQKDVGDQSNISQSFATHIDADANAKNMPASKSSIDMNKPNPLTPEGNTSQNLDSLVQNSNLSSTKKDVGNGEASVLARFHILRTRGDNSPSKGKDVQTHINFSQESPLLSKMKVDDHEASVMARFHILKSRVEDLSSSSKDTLLDGFADKGMDNTILDAKASGVKSLDVHVNPSIVYLSSYSAVDKSIPKELQLDLEDSEEIQPCENHKFDYNNQHPADGLASEWEHVSRLEGC, from the exons ATGAAGGGCGTTGGTTCGCACAGCAACGATTGGGCATACTATCCCTCACCCTCTTCAAATCTATCTGCTTTTGCGGCCCCCTTTAGCGTCAATCGATTCTCtccaaacgacgtcgtttcggCCCTGCCGTTTCCCGATTCTGCTGAATCCGCTCTTCAACCCCGATCCTACGGCTACGATTTCTTCTCCAACCCTATCAGAGAATTGGATTCCGCGCCTCCTCCTTCAAAACCTTATGGCTATTCCGTTGTTGATTCCTCTTCCAGTGTTCGATTGCCTCAATTTAAGTCTCTAGGTCTGGCTACTATGGACTCATTCTCTTATGATCAGTGTTCTTCCAATAATGGTGGAGAACCGAGCCATGTTGATTCTCAATTTTACTATTCTTCGTATGTTCCATCCCCAATTCATGATCCAGCTCCTTCTGTTGTACCTAATCATTGGCCTGCGTTATCATCCGGGTTTGCTTCCTTGGATGGCTCCACTATTGCTGATTTTGCTAAGAATTCACCTGAAGTAGGGTTTATTGGTCCAAGTGCTGGACTGTGGAATCAGTTTGCAGAGTTAAACCATGGTAAGGGAATGCATGTGGGTGTTGGGACCAGTTTCTCCGCAAATCAAACAAACGTTGCTGGTTCTGCTGTTGAAGAAAGGATGAACcaag GAGGTCAAGAAGGGACAGACTCTGTTAATGGCAAAGTTGCACAAACTACTGGTTGGGAAAAACAGAGCTTTCCTGCTGCAAGTGCTGATCATTTGGGTGGTAAATCTTGTTTGTGGGGAAGCTTCAAACCCATGCCAGTTGAGGTTTCAGGTACATCTGTTATGGGATCCACTTCATTACCTCTAGAAACACATGGTGAGGCTCCTGTGAAAGCTGGTGATTCAGGGAACTTGTCACGTGTTAGTTCTTATGACAAATTTTCCAGGCAGCGTTGTGATAGGCCATTACGAGTTGATACAACATCTTCGTCACCTATACCAGGGCTGGTCATGGATTTGAAAATGAACAATGATCCTACAGATGGAGACCTTGGAAACAATAATTTATATAAGGTAATGGAGGCTGATCAAGGACTTAGTTCTGGAACTTCAGGTGGCTTTGATTTAAGTCATCTCCGCCTGCATCTAGAAAGAAATGAACCATTCTCATCAAACAATGCTATGGACAAGATCGATCCAAGGAATGTTGTGGACTATATATTTAAAGAGACAAATGGAGTTCAAGATTCTCATGTGGATTTGGATAAATTGAGCTTGAGACTCAGTGCTAATCGGGATGTCAATTCCATTGAGAAATCTTTTGGCAGTGCAGATCGATGCAATCCTGCTGTAGACTCACCTTGCTGGAAGGGCGCCCCTTCCGGTTACTTTTCTTGTTATGAAACTTCTGAGACCAAGCCTTTGGAATATGTGCAGAAAACTGAGAAGTTCTCTGGTTATGTTATTCAAGAGCCTCAGAATTGTTTGCTTGACACCGACAATAATGTGAAAAGATCAAGTAAaatttcaaacaacaatcatgATCTAAATGATTTTGTCCATCAAGAAGATATAGATCTAAGGAAAATTCCGGCATTCAATTTTAAATATCCAAATTGCAATTCTTATAATGCAACGCGTAATACCTCTCTTCAGTCTGAGCCAAGCTGTAATTCTGAGGTTAAATACCTGAATGGCGTTACTGAAGTGAAGGAAAAAAATGTCCCACCAGTCAAGCCAATTCATCATCGTGATTCTAGAACCTCTTGGATAGATCATTCTCTTGTAGATGAAAACAAACTGCTGTATCATAAACCAGAGACTGATGGTGCTAATGCTGGAAACAATATGAATGAAACTGATGTGAGTGCTGGGAGCAATGTGAATGATGATTTGAAATGTGGTATATTTCAGATCCCAGAAAATACCTTGTCATCTACTACTGTAGTAGATGCATCTAAATCACTTGAAAAGTCTGCTGAGAAAGTATCAAGTCCAAAATTAAATGTCCAAACGCTGGTTGATACGATGCACAATATGTCAGAATTGCTTCTTTTTCATTGCTTGAATGATGCCTGTGAATTGAAAGAACAAGATTTCAGCGTACTAAAAGTTGTGATCAGTAATCTCAATGCATGTTCTTTAAAGAATGCTGAAAAAATTACCCCTTTGCAAGAATTTCCTTCACCACATCCCGGAACTTCCAGGCATGCCAGagaatcatgcaagattcaacaG AATGCAAGTTTTGTGAAGCACCAAGTAACCCAATTAGTACCAGAGATTCCTAAGGTTGAGCTTGAGAATCCACTTGTTGAAGAGGCAAAAAACCTGCATATCAAATCTGGAAAATTAGTCCAACAACTTTCAAGGTCCATTTCTCCAAGGGGTGATGCAGAAATGAAAAAAGAAGATGAAATGACTAAG GCTTTAAAGAAGATTCTTAGCGAGAAtctgcatgatgatgatgatgatgatgaagtggAGTCTCAAACTGCAGTGCTATATAAGAATCTATGGCTTGAAGCTGAAGCTTCGTTGTGTTCCATTCATTATAAAGCTCGCTACAATCAAATGAAGAATGAAATCAAGAGGCTCAAGCAAAAAG ACGTGGGAGATCAATCTAATATAAGCCAAAGTTTTGCAACACACATtgatgcagatgcaaatgcaaaGAATATGCCTGCTTCAAAATCTTCTATTGACATGAACAAGCCTAATCCATTGACACCTGAGGGAAATACTAGTCAAAACCTGGATAGTCTTGTCCAGAATTCTAATCTTTCTAGCACAAAGAAAGATGTTGGGAATGGTGAAGCTTCTGTTTTGGCTAGATTTCACATTCTGAGAACTCGAGGCGACAATTCTCCATCCAAAGGAAAAGATGTTCAAACCCATATTAATTTTAGCCAAGAATCTCCTCTTCTAAGCAAAATGAAGGTGGATGATCATGAGGCATCTGTCATGGCAAGATTTCATATTCTTAAATCCCGTGTCGAAGATTTGAGTTCATCTTCAAAAGACACACTGTTAGATGGATTTGCTGACAAAGGAATGGATAACACAATACTTGACGCAAAGGCATCAGGAGTTAAGAGTTTAGATGTCCATGTAAATCCTTCCATTGTGTATCTCAGTTCTTACAGTGCTGTTGACAAGTCAATTCCAAAGGAGCTTCAACTCGATTTGGAGGACAGTGAAGAAATTCAGCCTTGCGAGAACCACAAGTTTGACTACAACAATCAGCATCCTGCCGATGGCTTAGCATCGGAATGGGAACATGTTTCTAGACTGGAAGGATGTTGA